AATGTTATCGTTTTGGCAGCAACCAATCGTGCCGATGTTCTTGACAAAGCCCTAATGAGAGCAGGACGCTTCGACCGCCAAATTTATGTCGAATTGCCCAATATTAATGAGCGTAAGGAAATTTTTAATGTTCACTTACGTCCTATTAAAACCGCTGAAGCTCTTGACTTGGATTTTCTGGCGAAACAAACCCCAGGATTTTCAGGGGCTGATATTGCTAATGTATGTAATGAAGCCGCTCTTATTGCTGCTCGAAAAGGTAAGAAAGCAGTAAGCAAGGAAGATTTTATGGATGCGGTTGATCGTATTGTGGGTGGACTTGAAAAGAAAACGAAAATCATCACACCAGAAGAGCGTAAAGCCATTGCATTTCACGAAGCAGGTCACGCCACTGTGAGTTGGCTTTTGGAACACGCCGCTCCTTTGGTTAAGGTAACTATTGTTCCGCGAGGGCAATCGTTAGGGGCAGCTTGGTATTTACCCGAAGAACGACAAATTGTTCGTACCGAGCAAATTTTGGACGAAATGTGTGCAGCTTTGGGCGGACGAGCCTCTGAAGAGGTTACCTTTGGTAAAATCTCTACTGGAGCCCTCAGTGATTTGGAAAAAGTAACCAAACAGGCACGGGCTATGGTAACTATTTACGGATTAAATGATAAGATAGGGAATTTAACTTATTATGATTCAAGTGGTCAGGAATATAATTTCACTAAGCCCTATAGTGAGCAAACGGCTCAACTTATTGATCAAGAGATTTCTAAAATCATTGAAACCCAATATCAGAGAGCAATTCAAATTTTAACCGAGAATAAGGAAAAACTTACTCGTTTAGCCCATTTATTATTGGAAAGAGAGGTTATTTTTAAAGAAGATTTGGAGGATATTTTTGGTAAAAGACAATATGGTAATGATATAGAACCAACCGTAAAAGTCAATGAAAGTTTACAACAACAAGTAGATGCTACCGAAAGTTAATGGTTTATAAAAACCTATAAATTTCATAAAAATAAAAAAACTTGATTAACAAAGTGTTTTAATCAAGTTTTTTTTATAATTTTACGTTTTGATTTACATCATATCGTGTAACACATCAGTCAAGGTTAATGAGTTTTTTTAAAAAGATATTTGGCTCTCGTAATGAAACTTCTAAAAGTAAGGAAGAAAGGGGGAAATATGCTCCCGCAGAGCAGAAGAAAATTTCGGCAGATGAATGCTTCGCTATAAAATTCGTTGAAAATGGCGGAAAATTTATTTATTGCGAAAGTGAGATAGAAATACAACAGATTTTTGTTAATATCATCAGAGAGATAGGAATTGATGCCCGAATAGCAACTCCTAGTCAGCAGCTCGTTGAAATGTTTGGCGAGTTTGAGTCTCTTTTTGTCAAAAATGTAGATAAAGCTAACATCTACCTTACCGATTGTGAATATTTGCTTACGGATAAGGGGGCGATACTCTTTTCATCAAATCAATTAAGGCAAAAGAAAATGAAGGATTTGCCCAAAATTTTTATTGTTTTTGCCAAAACCTCACAGATGGTACTTGATATCAGTGAAGGGATGCGTGGAATCAAAAACAAGTATCGTAAAAAGATACCTTCAGGCATTACAGCGCTTCATAACTTTAAAGAAAGTCAAGACGATTTTTTGACTTACGGCACTTGTTCCAAAAAAATGTATCTCATTTTATTGGAAGATATGTCTAACTAAAACCACACATTGTGAACGAATTTGTCAAAAGAATTATAACCGGATTTATTTATATTTTCCTTTTGCTTTCAGCCATTATGCTTGATGCTGATGCTTTTGATTTTCTATTTTTGTCTTTCGGAATAATCTGTCTTTTCGAATTTAAAATGCTTATTAAGCTACGTGGCTTGTATATATTTATTGCTTTCTTGTTTATGTGGTGGGTTTTTATCCATTTGCGTACGTCTGAATTTTCGGTGTATTTACTTCTACTCACCACAATATTGGTAAACAGTTTCTTGGTGTTGGATTTATTTTCAGAGAAAAAACCTTTAAGGCTTAGAGATAATAATTACAAATTTTTCATCAGTTTGGTATATATTGGTGCAGGATGTATTTTTATGCCTCTGATTTACAAACACGAATTGTTTAACTCGTATACAAAACTTGAAGCACAACTTACAATGATAGGCATTTTGTGCATCATTTGGGCAAGTGACAGTTTTGCTTATTTGATTGGTAAGAGTTTAGGTAAACATAAATTATTGGAACGAATATCGCCTAAAAAGACCATTGAAGGTACGCTTGGTGGGTTGGTAGGTGCTATTATTACGGCTTCTATTATTTCAACTTATACCGAAAAAACTACTTGGCATTGGGTTGTATTGTCAATAGTATTGGTGATTACTGGTACGCTTGGAGATTTGGTCGAATCTCGATTTAAACGCGTGGCTCGAGTTAAAGATAGTGGTACTTCATTACCTGGTCACGGAGGATTGTTAGACCGATTGGATAGTTTAATATTTGCTTCCCCTTTTGCATTTTTAACCTTACAATTTTTAGCATATGTTTCATAAAGAAGGATTTAAAATCATTTTAACTTCGTTTTTTATTACCATTGGATTGGTTTTGGTAGCTCATTATTTTGTTCCTATTTTTTGGCTCTCAAAGCTAATACAGATTTTGGCGGTTATTTTTCTGATTCTCATTCTCCAATTTTTTAGAAATCCAAAAAGGCGAGGAGAATGTAATGATTATCGGGTAATTGCCCCTGTTGATGGAAAAGTAGTGGTGATTGAAGAAGTCTTTGAGAAGGAATATTTTAAAGATAAACGTATTCAGGTTTCGATATTTATGTCGCCAGTAAATGTACACGTAACTCGTTATGCTATAGGCGGGAAGGTAGTTTTTAGCAAATATCATCCTGGTAAATATTTGGTAGCTTGGCACCCCAAAGCTTCTGAGGAAAACGAGCGAACAACAGTAGTGGTTGAAAATGAGGTGTTTGGTAAGGTGTTGTATCGGCAAATAGCAGGAGCCTTAGCTAAACGTATCGTGAACTATGCCAAAGAAGGCGATGTGGCGCTTCAAGGAGCAGATGCTGGTTTTATTAAATTTGGGTCACGAGTGGATTTGTTTTTGCCACTTGATACTAAAATAAACGTTTCTTTGGGCGATAAGGTTAAAGGGGGAATTGATTTCATCGCTGAAAAAAAAGTGGAATCATCATCCGATGATTGCGTATAAATACGTAATTTCGCATAACATTTGAAAAATTTATAAATACTAAATATTTTTATTATAAATGGGAAGAGCATTTGAGTTTAGAAAAGCCCGAAAGTTTAAACGATGGGCAGCAATGGCAAAAACTTTTACACGCATCGGGAAAGATATTGTGATGGCAGTTAAAGAAGGTGGGCCACACCCCGAGAGTAACTCCCGTTTACGTGCCGTAATTCAGAATGCAAAAGCAGCCAATATGCCCAAAGAAAATATTGAGAGGGCAATAAAGAAGGCTTCGGAAAAGGATACAGCCAATTATAAAGAGGTGCTGTTTGAAGGCTACGCTCCGCATGGTATAGCTGTTTTAATTGAAACGGCTACCGATAATAACAATCGTACCGTTGCTAACATTCGTAGTTACTTTAACAAATGTAATGGCACTTTAGGCACATCGGGTTCAGTGGAGTTTATGTTTGACCATACTTGTAATTTCAGAATCAATGCAGAGGGCTTGGAAGCAGAAGAATTAGAGCTTGAAATGATTGATTTCGGGGCCGAAGAAGTTTTTCAAGATGAGGATGGTATCCATATTTATGCGCCTTTTGAAAGTTTTGGTGCTATTCAAAAAGAACTTGAAGGGAGAAATATTGAAATTCTTTCTTCTGGATTTGAGCGTATTCCGCAGATAACAAAAGAGTTATCGCCAGAAGAACAAGCCGATGTTGAAAAACTTTTGGAAAAAATAGAAGAAGATGAAGACGTTCAAAATGTCTATCATACGATGAAAGAAACCGAAAGCTAAATACTCATACAACAAGAGAATATTTTATAGTTAATTTTATGTAACGATTAAGATATAGGTATCGTACTTTCAAAAGAAAACAAAACGAGGAAAAATTTTTAAAAATTTTTCCTCGTTTTGTTTTTAGAATTTGATTTCAAACTTATCTTGAGTTAAGGTATTAGACTTTATAAATTCAAAAGTATATGAATTTTCTTGGTTTTTGAATAATATACCTTGCATACCCTCAGGAGTTTGAGCCATATAAATATCGGGTAATGAAGTTTTTTGTATTTTAAGAATGATTTTCGGAGAACTGTCTATCAATTGAAAACCTAATTCATTGGGTTGTGCATATAAAATAGGTAAGGTTGAGGTACTTTTTGCCACATTGGTCGTTGGATAGTCTTTTGAAGTGCCTATCAGATTATTTTTTCGGAATTCAGCCAATTTGTTTTCTGCCGAAAATGCTTCTCGTAAGGCTTGTTGATAAGCGCGTTTGAATTCTTTTTCTTTACTTTTTCCTATCTCTGAGGTGAATACTTCTTTGCCAGTACAGTCCGTTAGTTTTAGTGTCAGCTTTGTTATAAACATTCCTGAACTATTACTAACTGAAGCCTTGAGTAATTCACAAGGTTTTGAGGCTATTTCAGTAGGAATTTCATTTTCCCAAAAGGTTTTGAAACTATTTTTTTCAAATAGAAATTTTGTCAGCTCGCTGAGTTGAAACTCGTTATCCGTTTTCATAAAGTCAAAGCGTTTCGGAATGATAACATACTGCTGTTGAAAATCTTGTGCCCAATGACATAAAGGAAATAAAAATACAAAACTTAAGAATAATGATTTCATTGTAATATAGAATAAAATTTGACGATTTGTTTATTTTCTTAATAATGATAAAATAACAGCTAAATTACATTTTTTATCTGAATAGTTATCTGAAAAACTGAAAATAGTTTCTCCAATTTTGTTTATTTTTGGACTTTGGTTCATTTAAAAACAAATTTTATTATGAAACGACAAATTATTATTACTTCCGATGGCTCTACTTCAATATATATTGAGGATTGGAATGAAAGTTATCATTCTAAACACGGGGCTATTCAGGAGGCTTATCACGTTTTTATTAAAAACGGACTGAATCTCTTCGAAAGCAGAAGTATAAATATTCTCGAAATTGGTTTTGGAACCGGATTAAATGCCTTTATTACCTTTTTGGAACACCGAAAAAGAAAATTGAATGTAAATTACCAAACAGTAGAGGCGTACCCGCTAACTTTACAAGAGGCAATGGCAATGAACTACGTGCAACAACTTAACGCTACTGACAATTTGTCCGTTTTTGAGCAGTTGCATACCTGCACTTGGGAGCAAGAGCACAGTCTATGTTCTTCGTTCCGATTCAAAAAGCGAAATCAACTTTTTCAAAACATAAATGATGTGAAGCATTTTGATTTGATTTATTTTGATGCTTTTGGGGCAAGAGTACAACCCGAATTATGGAACGAAAACATATTCAGAAAAATGTTTCAAGCCCTTAAAGAAGGAGGGTATTTGGTTACTTATTCGGCTAAGGGGAGTGTACGCAGAGCGATGCAAGCTTGTGGTTTTAAGGTCGAAAAATTACAAGGTCCGCCAGGCAAGCGAGAAATGCTTCGGGCACGAAAGTAGTATTGTATGTAAAAGAATGCAATTTTTAGAATTGACTTAAAAAATAGAATACATAAAAAATGATGGATTTCTGTCAGTCTGGGTGAAGTCGAAGCCTGACACTAAAAATTATCATCATACTTTTTATAACACAACCAAATTTTTATATTTTCGCATTGATTTATAAAAGATAGATGATGTCAGATTCTTACGAACAAATTTTTAAAAATAACCGCCGATGGATTGAAAGTAAGCTCAAAGAAAATAAAGATTTTTTCAAGGAACTTGCTGAGGCTCAAAATCCTGAATTTTTATATATTGGTTGCTCTGACAGTAGGGTCACCGCCGAAGAACTTATGGGTGTAAAGCCTGGGCAGGTTTTTGTGCATCGTAATATAGCCAATGTGGTGAATGCCATTGATATGAATGTGGCTTCGGTAATACAATATGCGGTGGAACATTTGCGAGTAAAACATATTGTGATTTGTGGGCATTATCATTGTGGAGGGGTAAAATCAGCGATGACAGCGCAAGATTTGGGGCTATTAAATCCGTGGCTTAGAAATATTCGTGATGTGTATCGTTTGCATCAAGATGAGCTCGATGCCATTGAAGATGAAGACAAGCGTTATGACCGATTGGTGGAGCTAAACGTACAAGAACAATGCATCAATGTAATCAAAACCGCCGCCGTTCAAAAACGTTACATTGAAGAGGGCGTTCCGTGGGTACACGGTTGGGTTTTTGATTTGAAAAATGGGAAATTAATCGATCTAAAGATTGATTTTCATAAGATTATGAAGGATATTCAGAAAATATACGATTTAACCGATACCGAATGGATGATGCCTAGAAGGCGCTAGTTTATAGCAAGTGAGGAAGTCCTGAACGAATATGCAAATCGCGTTGAGGAAACGGAATTTCTATGCCGTGCTTGGCAAATTCTTTGAAAATAGCATAGTAAAGTTCACTTTTGAGTACCACAGGTTTTTGGGTGTAAGTGGAAGTCCAAACCACCAATTCGAAATTCAAAGAGTTATCACCATATTCCACAAACCAAAAAGCAGGAGCAGGATTTTCCAATACAGCTGTGTTTTGTCGAGCTACATTCAGTACAATTTCACGCACTTTTTCCGGATCTTCTTTATATGATACTCCAACGGGATAGTGAAAACGCACCAAGCGATCGTTATGTGACCAGTTAATTACATTTGTATTGATAAATTGTGAATTAGGCACAATCACCGAAATGTTATCATTTGTCACTACAGTGGTCGAACGCATTGAAATTTCAACTACATCTCCCGAAATGTCACCAACTTGAATACGATCACCAATTTTTATAGGGCGCTCAAAAAGGATGATAATCCCAGAGATGAAATTGTTAGTAATGTTTTGTAAACCAAAACCAATACCCACGCCCAATGCTCCGAATAGCCAACCAAAAGCACTTAAGTCAAATCCTGCAGATTTAAAGATAAACAAAAAACCAAAAAGGAGTAGAAAATAACGAGCAATAGTTACGATAGCCGCACGAACCCCTTGCTGTGAGATGCGCTTGGTTAACAATTTATTTTCTAAAAAATGACTTAGCTTTTTTGAAAGAAAAATCAAAAGAAAACTGGAAAGCGTTAAATAAATCAGTGTCAGTAGAGTAAAGTTATTTCCTTTGATGTCAAAAATAACGATAGTCATTACATTTTTTATTTTTCCCCAAAGATCCGTAAGTGTTGCGGTAAGAAGCATAAGTAAAATAATTTTTTCAAAAATACGTTTTATTTGTTGAATTTGAAATACTCAAAAAAATAAAGGAATTCTTAAATTTAATAAGAATTCCTTTATTATACTCTTGTATTACAATACGATTATTGTGCTACAGTTCCTTTGATAGATAAGGATTTTATTGTTCCGTTTTTAGCATTGGAATAAACTTGTATCGTTTTACGGATAGGACCAACACGTGAAGTGTCATATTTAACTTCAATTTTACCAGAAGCTCCAGGTGCAACAGGCTCCTTAGGCCAAGCAGGTACTGTACAACCGCAAGTTGAAGTAGCATTGGTGATTACAAGAGGAGCTTTTCCTGTATTGGTGAATTCAAAAACTCGAACTCCGTTGCTTCCTGCTTTTACCGTACCGTAATCAATTTCTTCTGCTTTGAATGTAATTTCTGCAGATTCAGCTTCTTGTGCATACGTTACAGCACCAAAAACAGCTACAAATAAAAATGTTAAAATCTTTTTCATGACATAAAAATTTAAAAAATTAGTTTTACTTTTATTCCTTCATTTTAATAAATGTGGGGGCAAATGTATTTTTATTTCTTTAAATACGCAAGAAGTTTTACATTTGCACAATAATTTAACAAACAAAAATCAAGCCAAAGTATGGAAATCCCTTCAAAATATTTACCCAATTCGGTAGAAGCCAAATGGTACGAATACTGGATGAAACACAATTTCTTCCACTCAACTCCCGATGAAAGAACACCTTACACCATTGTAATTCCCCCGCCAAACGTTACGGGAATTTTGCATATGGGGCATATGCTCAATAACACAATTCAAGATGTACTTATCCGCCGTGCAAGGCTAAAAGGTTTCAATGCTTGTTGGGTGCCGGGTACCGACCACGCTTCTATTGCCACCGAAGCCAAAGTAGTGGCAAAGCTCAAAGAACAAGGCATCGACAAAGCCAACCTCACACGTGAGGAATTCCTCAAACACGCTTGGGATTGGACGCATCAGTATGGGGGCGTTATCCTTGAGCAGCTCAAAAAACTCGGCTGTTCGTGCGATTGGGACAGAACCAAATTCACCCTTGATGATGACCTTTATGCTTCAGTGATAAAGGTGTTTGTCGATTTATACAATAAAGGATACATCTATCGCGGATATCGAATGGTTAATTGGGACCCCGAAGCCAAAACCACACTTTCGGATGAAGAGGTTATTTATAAAGAACAGAACGGAAAACTTTTCTATCTGAAATACAAAATAGAAGGTTCAGAGGAATATCTTTTGGTTGCTACCACGCGTCCTGAAACCATTTTCGGAGATATTGCCGTTTGTATCAACCCCAAAGATGAGCGTTACAAACATCTGAAAGGCAAAAGAGTAATCGTGCCGATTGTTAATCGTATTGTGCCGATTATCGAAGACGAATACGTGGATATTGAGTTTGGAACAGGAGCTTTGAAAATCACTCCGGCTCACGACAAAAACGACTACGAAATCGGCGAACGCCATAAACTCGAAATCATCGACGCCTTTACCGACGATGCCAAACTGAATCATCACGGATTGCATTACGAAGGAAAAGACCGATTTGTGGTTCGCAAAGAGATAGTTAAAGAACTCGAAGCAAAAGATTTATTGCTGAAAACGGAAGATTACCTTAATAAAGTCGGTACATCGGAGCGTACAGGGGCTGTTATCGAACAACGCCCACTCGACCAATGGTTTTTGAAGATGGAAGATTTGGTAAAACCTGCCATCAGCGGAGTTTTGGAAAGCGAAGAAATCAATTTCTTCCCCAAAAGATATGAAAATACCTATCGCCATTGGATGGAAAACATCCGCGATTGGAACATTTCGCGTCAGCTTTGGTGGGGACAACAAATTCCGGCGTATTATTATGGTAGCGGAAAAGAAGATTTCGTAGTTGCCGAAACCAAAGAAAAAGCCTTAGAATTGGCAAAAGCAAAATCTAATAACTATTCCCTAACAACTAATGACTTAAAGCAGGACGAAGACGCTCTCGATACGTGGTTCTCTTCTTGGTTGTGGCCAATGAGCGTTTTTGGCGGAATTTTAGACCCTGAAAACAAAGAATACAATTATTATTATCCTACCAATGATTTGGTTACAGGTCCTGATATTATTTTCTTTTGGGTGGCGAGAATGATTATGGCAGGGTACGAATTCAAAGGGAAAAAACCTTTTACCAATGTTTATTTCACGGGGATTGTTCGCGACAAGCAGGGACGAAAAATGTCCAAACAATTAGGAAATTCGCCCGATGCGTTGAAATTGATTGATGACTTTGGTGCGGACGGCGTTCGTGTGGGGCTTTTATTGTCGTCCGCAGCAGGAAATGACTTACTTTTCGATGAGGCTCTTTGTCAGCAAGGTAGCGGATTTGCCAACAAGATTTGGAATGCCTTCCGACTCGTAAAAGGTTGGGAAATTTCGGAAGCTAATCAGCCTGAAAACAATCGAATTGCCATCGAATGGTACCGAAATAAGTTCCAAAAGGTACTTGCCGAAACCGAAGACGATTTTGCAAAATACAGAATCTCCGATGCCTTGATGAAAATTTACAAATTGGTGTGGGACGACTTCTGTTCGTGGCTCTTGGAGATGGTAAAACCTGCTTACGGACAGCCAATTGACCAAAAAACGTTTACCGAAATCATCGCCATTTTTGAAGATAACCTCAAATTGTTACATCCGTTTATGCCGTTTATTACGGAGGAAATCTGGCAACATATCACCGAGCGAAAACCTCAGGAGGCTCTGGTAGTGGCAAAATATCCTGAAATAACTTCGTTTGATGAGCAGATTTTAGCCGAATTTGAGACCGCTGCCGAAGTAATTTCGGGCATTAGAACCATACGAAAAGAGAAAAACATTCCGTTTAAGGAAGAAATGCCCCTTTCGGTACTCAACAACGAACAAACGGCAACGACTTTCGATGTGATTATCGCCAAATTAGGGAATTTGTCCGAACTGAAATATGTTAGCCAAAAGGTAGAGGGGGCGATTTCGTTCCGAGTGAAGTCCAACGAGTATTTTATCCCGATGCAGGGCAACATCAATGTAGAGGAAGAAATCAAAAAACTCGAAGAGGAACTCAAATATACGCAAGGCTTTTTGGCTTCGGTGGAGAAAAAACTCTCCAACGAGAAATTTGTCAGCTCCGCTCCTGAAAAAGTGGTGGAAATGGAACGTAAAAAACAAGCCGACGCACTAGCGAAGATTGAAACCATTCAACAAAGCCTTAAAAACCTGCGGGGGTAAGGAAAAGGAAAAAGTGTAAAGGATAAAGTTACAAGAAAGGGCGAAAGATTTTTTCGCTTTTACGTAGAGCATATACGAATACATAGACATTCAATACCAATTATAAACTAAATTAAATATTATGTATAGAGAAAAATGGAAACTTTTGCTTGGAGAAAAAAGATTTAGAGAAAAATCTCCAACAATACCTACTGATGGAAGAAATCCCTTTGAAAATGATTATGGTAGACTTATTTCAAGTTCCCCTATTAGACGTCTACAGGATAAGACACAAGTCTTTCCACTAGAACAGAGCGATTATATAAGAACGAGATTAACCCATTCCCTTGAAGTATCCTATATTGCTAGCTCAATAGGTCAGAGTATTGAAAAAGTTTTACTCAAAAAAGGAGATATTACTGATGATCAAAAAGGACTTCTTAGTTCACTTCTTAGAGTTGCTGGATTAGTTCACGACCTAGGAAACCCCCCATTCGGACATTTCGGAGAAAAAGCTATAGCTACTTTTTTTTCAGATTATTTTGATAAAAAAAGTACATCCCTTAATGATAATGAAAAAGCTGATTTGAAATATTTTGATGGTAATGTTCAAACATTTAGGATATTATCCAAGCTATATTACTTTGGAGATGGTTTTGGCTATAATTTAACCTATTCTTCACTAGCTTCAATCGTAAAATATCCTTTCAGTTCCGTAGAGGGCAATCAAGGAGATTCAGAGGATATTGCTAAGAAGAAGTTTGGATACTTTGTTACAGAAGAGAGTTTATATAAAGAAATAGATGGATATTTACAACTAAACAACAAGAGAAATCCTATTACTTATTTACTTGAAGCTGCTGATGATATTGCGTATAGTGCAGCAGATATAGAAGATAGTATAAAGCTTGGTATTATAGATATAAACAAAGTAAGAAAAATCTTTAATGAAAACTTATCTAAAAATAAAATACAAGTCCTTAAAGAGTTAGATTCACTAACTAACAAATTTTGGGATGAGAGGGACTCCTCCTTAGTTATACAAAAGTTTAGAATTTTCACCCAAAGAATTATGATTGAAAAAATTATAGAAACTTTTGAAAACAATTATGATAAAATTATGGAAGGAACTATGAAAGAAGAAATTATCAAAATTTCAGAAGCCTCTGACATAAGAAAAGCATATAAAGAATTACAATCTATTGTTTTTAAAGATAAATGTATTATTAAAAAGGAAATTGCGGGATGGGAAGCCATCTATGGGTTGTTAGACATTTTTGTAAAAGCCTCTGAAAGTCCAAGCTTTTGTGAAAAAGAGGGCACTTATGATTCCCGTTTATACAATTTAATATCATCAGATCATAGATATGTGTATGAGAATATTGAAAAGTATAACAACGATGAATATAAAAAACTTCAGATGATAGTAGACTATATCTCTGGAATGACAGATTCTTATGCCATTAATTTATATCAACAATTAAAAGGAATTAAATTATAAATGTTTTTCGAAGAGGAGAATATCAAAAAAAAATTTCAAGATTATTTTGTACACAAAATGAAAGAGAATAACGCTATATCTCTTTTATACAACATCCTTTCTGTTGAGACAGCTTATGTAATAGGTGGTTTTTTCAGAGATTTTTTATATGGGAAAAATAGTCGTGATATAGATATAATAGTAGACATTAAAAGAACACAACTAATCGAAATAATATCGTCCTTTTGCTTTCCCCATAAAGTAAATAGATATGGGGGGATCAAAATCAAGTTAAGTGATTTAGAGTTAGATATTTGGTCTATAGAGGACAATTGGGCTTTCAAAAATAACTTGGTAAAGTTAAATGAAAATGACAAATTGAATAGTATAGCCAAGGGGTGCTTTTACAACTATGATTCATTAGTAATTAATCTCCACAACTTTTCATACAACTTGAAGTATTATAAAGACTTTGTAAAAAATAATCAACTTGATATTCTTCAAAAAAAATCGATATATAAAAATTTAAATCCTTCTGTTGAGGCGAATATAATAAGAGCCTTTTATATAAAGTATAGATTCAATTCTTCTTTAAGCGATAACACTTATTTATATGTGAGTAAAAAACTTGGACATTTACGAGATAAATATGGTAATGTATTGTCTCATCTTAATAAAATTAAACAAACTTATCCGAAGTACAATGAATTAAATTCAGCTTACATAGAGTGTTGTATAGAAGAAATAAAAAAAAATAATAACTATAATAATCAATATCTTCTAGATTTTTAAAGATTACAAAAAACAAATTATTACAAATCAATCAAATAAAGAATTATGTTAACGCGTTTATAAACATTATCAAGATTCTAGCACGTATTTTTTCATTTTAAGGGAATTACCTAAAAGAATAAAACGTGTATCCCAAATCTCTTTATTAAAGTTTTTAATTAAAAAACAAATGACTTCTTATTCTCCCTATTTAAGCGAAACACCAAAACGCTTGTTTTCTTGTTTCGCCTAAATAGGCGAAGCCCCAAAACACGTGGAGGAAACCTTTGCCTAAATAGGTAAAGGTAGAAAACAGCTGTTTTTACATATCGCCTAAGTAGGCGAAGGTTGGGAACATTTGTTTTCTCGTTTCGCCTAAATGATTGCAACTAAACAACAACAAATGTTAAAATTCAACCTAAAAGCGCTTACACAATAATATTTTTGTACATTAGCGGAAAAAGTAAAACACATTACTGATTGTCAAACTAAATTTATACCGCTATGAACAAACTAAACACTTCCATTCGCACTACCCAAATCGATGATGTTTCTGACTTACTTTTGGTGAGAACAAGTGATTGACACGACCAATACCACCATAAAACGAAGAAACAATCAGGGAAAAGGAGATAGTCAAACTAAGAAGTAAAAGAATATAAGGATGAAGACAAAGGATGAAAATGAGGTTGCGAAAGTATTTTTGTCTTTGAGTTTTGCAAATGGGAATATGTAATGTTATTTATTAGGTATATATAGGTATAGGGGGCTACTTGAATGAGTAGTCTTTTGTTGTTATTGTGGGGAAGGATTTGTTTTTGAATTATTTTGACAGAATTGTTTTTTTGGGTTTAACTTTTTGTTTTTCATTATTTTATTTTGTTTAATAAAAAATATTTTAGAAAAAACTTTA
This genomic window from Capnocytophaga canimorsus contains:
- a CDS encoding valine--tRNA ligase, with product MEIPSKYLPNSVEAKWYEYWMKHNFFHSTPDERTPYTIVIPPPNVTGILHMGHMLNNTIQDVLIRRARLKGFNACWVPGTDHASIATEAKVVAKLKEQGIDKANLTREEFLKHAWDWTHQYGGVILEQLKKLGCSCDWDRTKFTLDDDLYASVIKVFVDLYNKGYIYRGYRMVNWDPEAKTTLSDEEVIYKEQNGKLFYLKYKIEGSEEYLLVATTRPETIFGDIAVCINPKDERYKHLKGKRVIVPIVNRIVPIIEDEYVDIEFGTGALKITPAHDKNDYEIGERHKLEIIDAFTDDAKLNHHGLHYEGKDRFVVRKEIVKELEAKDLLLKTEDYLNKVGTSERTGAVIEQRPLDQWFLKMEDLVKPAISGVLESEEINFFPKRYENTYRHWMENIRDWNISRQLWWGQQIPAYYYGSGKEDFVVAETKEKALELAKAKSNNYSLTTNDLKQDEDALDTWFSSWLWPMSVFGGILDPENKEYNYYYPTNDLVTGPDIIFFWVARMIMAGYEFKGKKPFTNVYFTGIVRDKQGRKMSKQLGNSPDALKLIDDFGADGVRVGLLLSSAAGNDLLFDEALCQQGSGFANKIWNAFRLVKGWEISEANQPENNRIAIEWYRNKFQKVLAETEDDFAKYRISDALMKIYKLVWDDFCSWLLEMVKPAYGQPIDQKTFTEIIAIFEDNLKLLHPFMPFITEEIWQHITERKPQEALVVAKYPEITSFDEQILAEFETAAEVISGIRTIRKEKNIPFKEEMPLSVLNNEQTATTFDVIIAKLGNLSELKYVSQKVEGAISFRVKSNEYFIPMQGNINVEEEIKKLEEELKYTQGFLASVEKKLSNEKFVSSAPEKVVEMERKKQADALAKIETIQQSLKNLRG
- the dgt gene encoding dGTP triphosphohydrolase; this translates as MYREKWKLLLGEKRFREKSPTIPTDGRNPFENDYGRLISSSPIRRLQDKTQVFPLEQSDYIRTRLTHSLEVSYIASSIGQSIEKVLLKKGDITDDQKGLLSSLLRVAGLVHDLGNPPFGHFGEKAIATFFSDYFDKKSTSLNDNEKADLKYFDGNVQTFRILSKLYYFGDGFGYNLTYSSLASIVKYPFSSVEGNQGDSEDIAKKKFGYFVTEESLYKEIDGYLQLNNKRNPITYLLEAADDIAYSAADIEDSIKLGIIDINKVRKIFNENLSKNKIQVLKELDSLTNKFWDERDSSLVIQKFRIFTQRIMIEKIIETFENNYDKIMEGTMKEEIIKISEASDIRKAYKELQSIVFKDKCIIKKEIAGWEAIYGLLDIFVKASESPSFCEKEGTYDSRLYNLISSDHRYVYENIEKYNNDEYKKLQMIVDYISGMTDSYAINLYQQLKGIKL